A genomic window from candidate division KSB1 bacterium includes:
- a CDS encoding DUF4442 domain-containing protein, producing MTESLKTRLFRWWFNFFPAYRRTGGRITYIAGDLHEIRVKLPLNWKTRNYVGSIFGGSMYGAIDPIYMIMLMKLLGPEYIVWDKAATIQFKKPGQKTLYARFVVSKEELGDVHKRLSTEPSINRTYQVDLTDSDGEVYASFEKTLYMRRKDKTKETK from the coding sequence ATGACTGAATCATTGAAAACTCGACTCTTTCGCTGGTGGTTCAACTTTTTTCCCGCCTATCGACGCACGGGCGGCAGGATTACTTATATTGCCGGTGACCTGCATGAGATTCGAGTCAAGCTTCCGCTCAATTGGAAAACACGAAACTATGTTGGTTCCATTTTCGGCGGCAGCATGTACGGCGCGATTGATCCGATTTATATGATTATGCTGATGAAACTTTTGGGTCCGGAATATATCGTCTGGGACAAAGCCGCAACCATCCAATTTAAAAAGCCAGGCCAGAAAACGTTGTACGCGCGGTTTGTGGTAAGCAAGGAAGAACTGGGTGATGTTCACAAGCGACTTAGCACCGAGCCCTCTATAAACAGGACTTATCAAGTAGACCTGACGGATAGCGACGGCGAAGTTTATGCCTCGTTTGAGAAAACGCTTTACATGCGCCGCAAGGACAAAACAAAGGAAACAAAATAA